From a region of the Kaistia sp. 32K genome:
- a CDS encoding glycosyltransferase family 4 protein codes for MAERILVVAHNHPDLHPGGTEIFAHDLFRAYQRAGAEALFLGATNRIHRDEKPGTSFQGIGNGQDEILLWAGHFDRFFMSQVDLYGVIPDLEALLTEFRPDVVHIHHLLLIGAEFPALVRRVLPEARIVMTLHDYYLICAHDGLMMRTSGRERCHGASPDRCHGCFPEVGADQFLLRERYLKTLLSAVDRFVSPSAFLRDRFVAWGLDADHIDVIANGQPGDGRPVARSRGTDGARNVFGYFGNLNPWKGGTVLLDAAERLIGAGVDFELRVHGGTPFQAEAFKTELDERFARTTSHVVRRGAYRREDVPHLMAAVDWVVVPSIWWENAPLVIQEAQQQGRPVIVSGIGGMAEMVEHGFNGLTVAPDDPIDLARAMRQAAADPDLWVRLSENAKAPPTIDVVARNYLALFGALERARIPA; via the coding sequence ATGGCGGAGCGCATCCTCGTCGTCGCCCACAATCACCCTGACCTGCATCCGGGCGGCACCGAAATCTTCGCCCATGACCTGTTTCGCGCCTATCAGCGCGCCGGGGCCGAAGCCCTGTTCCTGGGCGCGACCAACCGCATACATCGGGACGAAAAGCCCGGTACCAGCTTTCAGGGCATCGGCAATGGCCAGGACGAGATCCTGCTCTGGGCCGGCCATTTCGACCGCTTCTTCATGAGCCAGGTCGATCTCTACGGCGTCATTCCCGATCTGGAGGCGCTGCTGACGGAGTTCCGGCCGGACGTCGTGCACATCCACCATCTGCTCCTGATCGGCGCGGAGTTCCCGGCGCTCGTCCGGCGGGTCCTGCCGGAAGCGCGCATCGTCATGACGCTGCACGACTACTACCTCATCTGCGCGCATGACGGCCTGATGATGCGCACCAGCGGGCGCGAGCGCTGCCATGGCGCCTCGCCGGATCGCTGCCACGGCTGTTTCCCGGAGGTCGGCGCCGACCAATTCCTGTTGCGGGAGCGCTATCTGAAGACGCTGCTCTCGGCCGTCGATCGTTTCGTCTCGCCGAGCGCCTTCCTCAGGGATCGCTTCGTCGCCTGGGGCCTCGATGCCGATCACATCGACGTCATCGCCAACGGCCAGCCCGGCGATGGCCGACCGGTTGCGCGGTCTCGCGGTACGGACGGGGCGCGCAACGTCTTCGGCTATTTCGGCAATCTCAATCCCTGGAAGGGCGGCACGGTGCTGCTCGACGCGGCCGAGCGGCTGATCGGAGCCGGGGTCGATTTCGAGTTGCGGGTCCATGGCGGCACGCCGTTTCAGGCCGAGGCCTTCAAGACGGAACTCGACGAGCGGTTCGCCCGCACCACTTCGCATGTCGTCCGGCGCGGCGCCTATCGGCGCGAGGATGTTCCGCACCTGATGGCGGCCGTTGACTGGGTCGTCGTGCCGTCGATCTGGTGGGAGAACGCCCCGCTGGTCATCCAGGAGGCGCAGCAGCAGGGTCGTCCGGTGATCGTCAGCGGCATCGGCGGCATGGCCGAGATGGTCGAGCACGGCTTCAATGGCCTGACCGTCGCTCCCGACGATCCCATCGACCTGGCTCGCGCCATGCGGCAGGCGGCCGCCGATCCCGATCTCTGGGTGCGGCTTTCCGAGAACGCCAAGGCGCCGCCGACGATCGATGTCGTGGCTCGCAACTATCTCGCCCTGTTCGGTGCGCTCGAGCGCGCCAGGATCCCAGCCTGA